Proteins encoded by one window of Fimbriiglobus ruber:
- a CDS encoding protein kinase domain-containing protein, translating to MLPVDFTMIRPFALPLSTRTGRDFMVKSTNDLVLLETVDLEIPKAPPVDAAASKLLTWMLDTWVVLPEDWDELSQLVRSNIQNSATIEELTNQLVASKLLTRFQADLLHRGKWDELILGHYRLLGQIGRGGMGVVYCAEHLYLRRRVAIKVTTQMIEDNPRLLHRFYAESRAVARLRHPNIVTCLDSGRHQWADSTKPPRDYFVMELLNGQDLFSLVRTTGPLPVYRVATLFRQIADALAEAHRHGLVHRDIKPPNIFVTPDWQAKLLDFGLALQPHRQLTEPGALLGTVGYMAPEQAKDAHAVDGRADLFSLGATMFLAATGSEPFPESGNVLADLSRRLTGAPPDVLKVRPELPVDLAALIQKLMETNPEDRFPSAAALSAALVPFTRWTPHEAVAADGREKATRVLAVGQDDTTRNYLEALLGDEFRVIWSRNNKDMLTVLERRAVDLVVIDVASPDSGLAELLTTIRTHTPDPELKILLVSRDTPTEALGGLLACGADDFLAHPFRPVEFRSRVRALLSRRKAARDTATPGPGTRPVDITVTPAGGARTEVAHPWNVMITAVAELLAESGYLAAGFQHRISRYVQALAVMTDPEGEYARLQDAAYVNVLTVAAPLYDIGLLVLPGGLVMKPGRLDADEQMVMQTHVSIGAGLMGGMAAKLPTESAGLAVAADLIRGHHERWDGSGYPDQLAGSEIPLAARVMAVASVYDALRSRRPHRPALSHAHAVRVIANESPGRFDPAILAAFAASAPRFEDVFKRYS from the coding sequence ATGCTGCCCGTTGATTTCACGATGATCCGGCCGTTCGCCCTCCCTTTGTCGACAAGAACAGGTCGCGATTTTATGGTGAAGAGTACGAACGATCTCGTCCTCCTGGAAACGGTCGATCTCGAGATCCCGAAGGCTCCACCGGTCGATGCGGCCGCGTCCAAACTTCTCACCTGGATGCTGGATACCTGGGTCGTCCTCCCGGAAGATTGGGACGAGCTCTCGCAGCTCGTCCGGTCCAACATCCAGAACAGCGCGACGATCGAGGAGCTCACCAACCAGCTCGTCGCGTCCAAACTCCTCACCCGCTTCCAGGCCGACTTGCTCCACCGCGGGAAGTGGGACGAACTCATCCTCGGGCACTACCGGCTGCTCGGGCAGATCGGCCGGGGCGGGATGGGCGTCGTCTACTGCGCCGAGCACCTGTACCTCCGTCGCCGGGTGGCGATCAAAGTCACCACCCAGATGATCGAGGACAACCCCCGGCTCCTCCACCGCTTCTACGCCGAGTCCCGGGCCGTCGCCCGCCTTCGGCACCCGAACATCGTGACCTGTCTGGACAGCGGGCGGCACCAGTGGGCGGACTCGACGAAGCCGCCCCGCGACTATTTCGTGATGGAACTGCTCAACGGGCAGGACCTGTTCTCGCTCGTCCGGACCACCGGGCCGCTCCCCGTGTACCGGGTGGCCACGCTGTTCCGGCAGATCGCGGACGCGCTGGCCGAGGCCCACCGGCACGGACTCGTCCACCGGGACATCAAGCCGCCGAACATCTTCGTCACCCCGGACTGGCAGGCCAAGCTGCTCGACTTCGGGCTCGCCCTCCAGCCGCACCGCCAGCTGACCGAGCCGGGTGCCCTCCTCGGGACGGTCGGGTACATGGCCCCCGAGCAGGCCAAAGACGCACACGCCGTAGACGGCCGGGCCGACCTGTTCTCGCTCGGGGCGACGATGTTCCTGGCGGCCACCGGGTCCGAGCCGTTCCCCGAGAGCGGGAATGTTCTCGCCGACCTGAGTCGGCGGCTGACGGGCGCGCCCCCGGATGTCTTGAAGGTCCGCCCGGAACTCCCGGTCGATTTGGCCGCGCTCATCCAGAAGCTCATGGAGACGAACCCCGAGGACCGGTTCCCGTCGGCCGCCGCGCTGTCCGCCGCGCTCGTCCCGTTCACCCGCTGGACTCCTCACGAGGCGGTCGCCGCGGACGGCCGCGAGAAGGCGACCCGGGTTCTAGCGGTCGGCCAGGACGACACGACCCGGAACTACCTCGAAGCCCTGCTCGGGGACGAGTTCCGCGTCATCTGGTCCCGCAACAACAAGGACATGCTCACCGTACTCGAACGGCGGGCCGTCGACCTCGTCGTGATCGACGTCGCCTCGCCGGACAGTGGGCTCGCGGAACTGCTCACGACCATCCGGACACACACGCCGGACCCCGAACTGAAAATCCTGCTCGTGTCCCGGGACACCCCGACCGAGGCCCTGGGTGGCTTACTCGCCTGCGGGGCCGACGACTTTCTCGCGCACCCGTTCCGCCCGGTCGAGTTCCGCTCCCGCGTCCGGGCCCTACTGAGCCGACGGAAGGCGGCCCGAGACACGGCGACTCCCGGGCCCGGCACCCGGCCGGTCGACATCACCGTCACCCCGGCGGGGGGCGCACGCACGGAGGTCGCCCACCCGTGGAACGTGATGATTACGGCGGTGGCCGAGCTGTTGGCCGAGTCCGGCTACCTGGCCGCCGGGTTCCAGCACCGGATCTCCCGGTACGTCCAGGCTTTGGCCGTCATGACCGACCCGGAGGGCGAGTACGCGCGGCTCCAGGACGCGGCTTACGTGAACGTCCTGACCGTGGCCGCCCCACTGTACGACATCGGGCTCCTGGTCCTGCCGGGGGGACTGGTGATGAAGCCGGGCCGCCTGGACGCGGACGAGCAAATGGTGATGCAGACGCACGTCTCGATCGGGGCCGGGTTGATGGGCGGGATGGCGGCCAAGCTCCCGACGGAGTCGGCCGGTCTGGCGGTCGCGGCCGACTTGATCCGGGGCCACCACGAGCGGTGGGACGGGTCCGGGTACCCGGACCAGCTCGCCGGCTCGGAAATCCCGCTGGCCGC
- a CDS encoding transposase family protein produces the protein MSSTLLYRAFGFRQYDCVRPTTADGIMTLHLWQDPTHDRCSYCQSPDVIRHGAEERTVRTVPIGGKPVDLRLPVPRLGCRNCGRIRQAAIRFTRPFRRFTHAFERYALSLLSHMTIQAVADHLQVGWTYAFNRWRG, from the coding sequence ATGTCCTCGACGTTACTCTATCGCGCGTTCGGGTTCCGCCAGTACGATTGCGTCCGGCCGACCACCGCCGACGGCATCATGACCCTTCACCTCTGGCAAGATCCCACCCACGACCGGTGCTCGTACTGCCAGTCCCCGGATGTCATCCGCCACGGGGCCGAGGAGCGGACCGTTCGGACGGTCCCGATCGGGGGCAAGCCCGTCGACCTGCGGTTACCCGTGCCCCGCCTCGGGTGCCGTAACTGCGGTCGCATCCGCCAAGCCGCGATCCGCTTCACCCGCCCCTTCCGCCGGTTCACCCATGCCTTCGAGCGGTATGCCTTGAGCCTGCTGTCACACATGACCATCCAAGCCGTCGCCGACCACCTCCAGGTCGGCTGGACGTATGCGTTCAACCGGTGGCGGGGATGA
- the tnpC gene encoding IS66 family transposase: protein MTRPPSIPEPLWRSAPEGIQEILAAQADKITQLETVVAQLLARIADLEAQLRLNSTNSSKPPSSDPPSAKPAPPKPPSGRKRGGQPGHPPHPRTILPPDQVIDHKPSQCHRCQQLLTGDDPDPIVDQVVDLPPVLRHVTHHRRHTLTCPHCQVATTAAPVPDAATGYGPRVQAVAAYLSAAGRLGKRGVRPFFDDVCDIPIRLGTVSHLEHQTSQALEPVHTAALAHTRGHDANVDETGWTEAAKKAGLWVAVTTFVTAFVITRHRDRASFDALRGGATTIHTTDRYSVYDHLDPGRRQVCWAHLARDFQAMIDRRNAGAEIGAELLAHANILFEHGDRVRKRTLTRDTFRRSYLPHLRSEVHDLLTRGAASACAKTAAVCRELLGIADGLWTFARHPGIEPTNNAAERALRHAVCWRKTSYGTNSTRGSRFVERMLTVIANCKAQERSILTFLVETIAAARTGTPVPSLIPATG, encoded by the coding sequence ATGACCCGGCCGCCTTCGATCCCCGAACCGTTGTGGCGATCGGCCCCCGAGGGCATCCAGGAAATCCTGGCCGCCCAGGCCGACAAGATCACCCAACTCGAAACCGTGGTCGCCCAACTGCTGGCCCGGATCGCCGACCTCGAGGCCCAACTCCGGCTGAACTCGACGAACTCGTCGAAGCCCCCATCGTCCGATCCGCCGTCCGCCAAACCCGCCCCGCCCAAGCCGCCGTCCGGCCGGAAGCGCGGCGGACAACCCGGCCACCCGCCTCATCCCCGGACCATCCTGCCGCCCGATCAGGTGATCGACCACAAGCCGTCGCAGTGCCACCGGTGTCAGCAGCTCCTGACCGGCGACGACCCTGACCCGATCGTCGATCAGGTAGTCGACCTCCCGCCCGTCCTGCGGCACGTCACCCACCACCGCCGGCACACCCTCACCTGCCCCCACTGTCAGGTCGCCACCACGGCCGCCCCGGTCCCCGATGCGGCCACCGGGTACGGTCCCCGGGTCCAGGCCGTGGCCGCCTACCTGTCGGCCGCCGGACGTCTGGGCAAGCGGGGCGTCCGCCCGTTCTTCGACGATGTGTGCGACATCCCGATCCGCCTGGGAACGGTTAGCCACCTCGAACACCAGACCAGCCAAGCCCTCGAACCGGTCCACACGGCCGCCCTCGCGCACACCCGCGGGCACGACGCGAACGTCGACGAGACCGGGTGGACGGAGGCCGCGAAGAAGGCCGGGCTGTGGGTGGCCGTGACCACCTTCGTGACCGCGTTCGTGATCACCCGGCACCGCGACCGGGCGTCGTTCGACGCCCTCCGGGGCGGGGCCACGACCATCCACACGACCGATCGGTATTCCGTGTACGACCACCTCGACCCCGGCCGACGCCAGGTGTGCTGGGCGCATCTGGCCCGGGACTTCCAGGCCATGATCGACCGGCGGAATGCGGGCGCGGAGATCGGAGCCGAACTCCTGGCCCACGCGAACATCCTGTTCGAACACGGGGACCGGGTCCGCAAGCGGACACTCACCCGGGACACGTTCCGGCGATCGTACCTGCCCCACCTGCGGTCCGAGGTCCACGACCTGCTGACCCGCGGGGCCGCGTCCGCCTGCGCCAAGACGGCGGCCGTCTGCCGGGAATTGCTGGGGATCGCAGACGGCCTGTGGACGTTCGCCCGACATCCCGGGATCGAACCGACGAACAACGCGGCCGAGCGGGCCCTGCGTCACGCCGTCTGCTGGCGGAAGACGAGCTACGGGACGAACAGTACCCGGGGGAGTCGATTCGTCGAACGGATGTTGACGGTGATCGCCAATTGCAAGGCTCAAGAGCGCAGCATTCTGACCTTCCTCGTCGAAACCATCGCCGCCGCCCGAACCGGCACCCCGGTCCCCTCACTCATCCCCGCCACCGGTTGA
- a CDS encoding PAS domain-containing protein: protein MLGVIRFDGQFQRINPAWARTLGYTSEELLAERFVNLIHPEDRQSSLAHLERMAGGEAVASFESRLRTKDGTYRTFLWSGAPLLDQHAFSVTGHDITSQKRADEELRLRDRAMQSVSQGILITDARQPDAPIVYASPGFVQLTGYGTEEVIGQNCRFLQGMGTDRAAVGRIREAVREAKPCKEELLNYRKDGTPFWNELSLAPVKNQSGALTHFVGVQTDVTERRSLEEQFRQAQKMEAVGQLAGGVAHDFNNLLSIITGYSEIILSKAGKDDPIRAFVKEISEASARAASLTRQLLAFSRKTVLEPKVLDLNEVVRETGKMLRRLIGEDILFTNVLDPMISRVKVDPDQLGQMLMNLTVNARDAMPRGGSLTIETRPVELDQEYARLHSDVRPGKYTMLAVSDTGTGMPPDVKERIFEPFFTTKGVGTGTGLGLAVVMGIVKQSGGHVAVYSEVNRGTAFKLYFPAVEDQASRATARSDVGSVRGAETVLVVEDEDGVRTLVLLILQTHGYKVLAATDGKDALRVVERHQGAIDLLLTDVVMPGMGGREVAQTLQLRFPQMKVLYTSGYTDDAVVRHGILQEETAFLQKPYSLQSLANKVRQVLDLK, encoded by the coding sequence CTGCTCGGCGTCATTCGCTTCGACGGGCAGTTCCAGCGGATCAACCCGGCCTGGGCGCGCACCCTCGGCTATACGTCCGAAGAGCTGCTGGCCGAGCGATTCGTGAACCTGATCCACCCCGAAGATCGGCAGAGCAGCCTCGCTCATCTGGAACGGATGGCGGGCGGAGAGGCCGTGGCGTCGTTCGAGAGCCGGCTCCGGACCAAGGATGGAACCTATCGGACGTTCTTGTGGAGCGGGGCACCGCTGCTCGACCAGCACGCCTTTTCCGTCACCGGCCACGACATCACTTCCCAGAAGCGAGCGGACGAGGAGTTACGTCTGCGGGACCGGGCCATGCAGTCGGTATCGCAGGGCATCCTCATTACCGACGCCCGCCAGCCGGACGCCCCCATCGTCTACGCCAGCCCCGGGTTCGTGCAACTGACCGGCTATGGGACCGAGGAGGTCATCGGCCAGAACTGCCGGTTCCTCCAGGGCATGGGCACGGACAGGGCGGCCGTGGGAAGAATTCGGGAGGCCGTGCGGGAAGCAAAGCCTTGCAAGGAGGAGCTACTGAACTACCGAAAGGACGGCACGCCGTTCTGGAACGAGTTATCACTCGCCCCAGTGAAGAATCAGAGTGGGGCGTTGACGCATTTCGTCGGCGTCCAAACGGACGTGACCGAGCGTCGCAGCCTGGAGGAACAGTTCCGCCAGGCGCAGAAGATGGAGGCGGTGGGGCAACTGGCTGGCGGCGTGGCCCACGACTTCAACAACCTGCTGTCCATCATTACGGGCTACAGCGAAATCATTCTCTCCAAGGCGGGGAAGGACGATCCGATCCGGGCGTTCGTAAAGGAAATCAGCGAGGCGAGTGCGCGCGCGGCTTCCCTGACGCGCCAGTTGCTCGCCTTCAGCCGGAAGACGGTCCTGGAGCCGAAGGTGCTGGACCTGAACGAGGTGGTCCGGGAAACGGGGAAGATGTTGCGGCGGCTGATCGGCGAAGACATCCTGTTTACCAACGTCCTCGACCCGATGATCAGTCGGGTGAAGGTCGATCCCGATCAGTTGGGCCAGATGCTGATGAACCTTACCGTCAACGCCCGCGACGCCATGCCCAGGGGAGGGAGCCTGACGATCGAGACCCGACCCGTCGAGCTGGACCAGGAGTACGCTCGCCTTCACTCCGACGTGAGGCCAGGTAAATACACCATGTTAGCGGTGTCTGACACTGGCACCGGCATGCCACCAGATGTGAAGGAACGCATCTTCGAGCCGTTCTTCACGACGAAGGGCGTCGGTACGGGGACCGGGTTAGGCCTCGCCGTGGTCATGGGCATTGTCAAGCAAAGCGGCGGGCATGTGGCGGTGTACAGCGAGGTCAACCGAGGAACGGCGTTCAAGCTCTACTTTCCCGCCGTCGAAGATCAGGCCAGCCGCGCCACCGCCCGATCGGATGTGGGGAGCGTGCGGGGTGCAGAGACAGTTCTGGTGGTGGAGGACGAGGACGGTGTTCGTACCCTGGTCTTGCTGATCTTGCAAACCCACGGGTACAAGGTGCTTGCAGCAACAGACGGCAAGGACGCCCTGCGGGTGGTGGAGAGGCACCAGGGAGCGATTGACCTGTTGTTAACGGACGTGGTGATGCCGGGTATGGGCGGGCGGGAAGTGGCCCAGACGCTCCAGCTCCGTTTCCCACAGATGAAGGTACTCTACACCAGCGGGTACACGGACGACGCGGTGGTACGACACGGCATCCTGCAAGAGGAGACCGCTTTCCTCCAGAAGCCGTACTCTCTCCAATCTCTAGCGAACAAGGTCCGGCAAGTTCTGGATCTGAAATGA
- a CDS encoding helix-turn-helix transcriptional regulator translates to MTTDQPTDEPQPAHGVLPPSLLIDIRDLSALIRRSVASLERDQAAGRLPSPVRLGGSRLWRRAEIEAWVTAGCPDAARWAALTAAAK, encoded by the coding sequence ATGACTACCGACCAGCCCACCGACGAACCCCAACCGGCCCACGGCGTTCTCCCGCCGTCGTTGCTGATCGACATCCGAGACCTGTCGGCGCTCATCCGCCGGTCGGTGGCTTCGCTGGAGCGGGACCAGGCGGCCGGGCGACTCCCATCCCCGGTCCGGCTCGGGGGGTCGCGGCTGTGGCGGCGGGCCGAGATCGAGGCGTGGGTCACGGCCGGGTGCCCGGACGCGGCCCGGTGGGCCGCCCTCACTGCGGCCGCCAAGTGA
- a CDS encoding DUF3854 domain-containing protein produces the protein MTTPAPDDPAETVSDRLLPQHLADLRGSGLSDDQILRCRFRSLSDPADVAKWLRWPERKKAAGLGPCLAFPFYDPAGAFLDYVRLKPDRPRTLKKKAVKYESPVGVANRAYVPPGTRSILADPSVLLLMTEGEKKAAKADQDGFPCVGLVGVYGWQQKRPRDANRRAAGARELIPDLAGIAWAGRTVVIAYDSDVAQKPEVRTAEWHLAATLGAAGATVRAVRFPGGPGGEKVGLDDFLVAHGPDALRVLVAAAEPVTNPNKAPEIVIGTDEHRVNEAAAAALATEPDVYERGGLLVYVRETAAEPDSDEIVRRPVGAPVVRELARPLLRERLTRCAAWKQWRGSGEEATLEDAHPPDWCVQAVHARGAWPDLRRLDAVVTYPVLMPSGAVLTANGYHRGTGLLACLPPDLAIDVPDRPTTADVTAAVATLFDPLADFPFETPAHRAALIAGLLTPLAWFLFEGPAPLFLIDKNVRGAGAGLLADVVALVVTGLRFPVMSYTNDREELRKRITTLAMEGERLVLLDNLAGAVGNDILDAALTADRWKDRILGGNRVYDGPLHVVWFGTGNNVQLHADTSRRVCHIRMESDHEWPEMRDGFRYANLRAHVRSHRGKLLSAALTILRGW, from the coding sequence ATGACGACCCCCGCGCCCGACGACCCGGCCGAGACCGTGAGCGACCGGCTGCTCCCGCAGCACCTGGCCGACCTCCGCGGGTCCGGGCTGTCGGACGACCAAATCCTGCGGTGCCGATTCCGGTCCCTGAGCGACCCCGCGGACGTGGCGAAATGGCTCCGGTGGCCAGAGCGCAAGAAGGCCGCCGGGCTGGGTCCGTGCCTGGCGTTCCCGTTTTACGACCCCGCCGGCGCGTTTCTCGACTACGTCCGCCTCAAGCCCGATCGCCCGCGGACGCTCAAGAAGAAAGCGGTCAAGTACGAGAGTCCGGTCGGCGTCGCGAACCGCGCGTATGTCCCGCCCGGGACGCGCAGCATTCTGGCCGACCCGTCCGTCCTCCTGTTGATGACCGAGGGTGAGAAGAAGGCGGCCAAGGCGGATCAGGACGGATTCCCGTGCGTCGGGCTGGTCGGGGTGTACGGGTGGCAACAGAAGCGGCCCCGGGATGCGAACCGGCGGGCGGCGGGGGCGCGGGAGCTGATCCCTGATCTGGCCGGGATCGCGTGGGCCGGCCGAACTGTGGTCATCGCCTACGACTCGGACGTGGCCCAGAAGCCCGAGGTCCGGACGGCCGAGTGGCACCTGGCCGCGACCCTCGGGGCCGCCGGCGCGACCGTCCGGGCCGTTCGGTTCCCGGGTGGTCCGGGGGGCGAGAAGGTCGGGCTCGACGACTTCCTGGTCGCCCACGGGCCGGACGCCCTGCGGGTCCTGGTCGCGGCGGCCGAGCCGGTGACCAACCCGAATAAAGCGCCGGAAATCGTGATCGGGACGGACGAGCACCGGGTGAACGAGGCGGCGGCGGCGGCCCTGGCGACCGAACCCGATGTGTACGAGCGAGGCGGGTTGCTCGTTTACGTCCGCGAGACGGCGGCCGAACCCGATTCGGACGAGATCGTCCGCCGACCGGTCGGGGCGCCCGTCGTCCGCGAACTCGCCCGCCCGCTCCTCCGCGAACGACTGACCCGGTGCGCGGCCTGGAAGCAGTGGCGGGGGAGCGGGGAAGAGGCCACCCTGGAGGACGCCCACCCACCCGACTGGTGCGTCCAGGCTGTCCACGCCCGCGGCGCGTGGCCGGATCTTCGCCGTCTGGACGCGGTCGTCACCTATCCGGTCCTGATGCCGAGCGGAGCCGTCCTCACGGCCAACGGGTACCACCGCGGCACGGGGTTGCTCGCGTGCCTCCCGCCCGACCTCGCGATCGATGTCCCGGACCGCCCGACGACCGCCGACGTGACGGCGGCCGTGGCGACGCTCTTCGACCCACTGGCCGACTTCCCGTTCGAAACGCCGGCCCACCGGGCCGCCCTGATCGCCGGCCTCCTGACCCCGCTCGCATGGTTCCTGTTCGAGGGCCCGGCTCCCCTCTTCCTGATCGACAAGAACGTCCGCGGGGCCGGGGCCGGACTGCTCGCCGATGTCGTCGCTTTGGTCGTCACCGGCTTGCGGTTCCCGGTCATGTCATACACGAACGACCGGGAGGAGTTACGGAAGCGGATCACCACCCTGGCGATGGAGGGCGAGCGGTTGGTCCTGCTCGACAACCTGGCCGGGGCGGTCGGCAACGACATCCTCGACGCGGCCCTGACGGCCGACCGGTGGAAGGATCGCATTCTCGGCGGGAACAGGGTGTACGACGGCCCGTTGCACGTCGTCTGGTTCGGGACCGGGAACAACGTCCAACTCCACGCCGACACGTCCCGGCGGGTGTGTCACATCCGGATGGAGAGCGACCACGAGTGGCCGGAGATGCGGGACGGGTTCCGGTATGCGAACCTGCGGGCTCACGTCCGATCGCATCGGGGGAAGTTGCTGTCGGCCGCGCTAACCATCCTCCGCGGGTGGTGA
- a CDS encoding tyrosine-type recombinase/integrase, with the protein MASLIRPSRPYPLPTGAEVVTRTLAKPKKLKSGAVVREWRFVRVKDGKKTLDCPLSADGTKYLKPSKKWYAKYRDADGVVRKVPLSANKDAAQQMLAEIVRKQERKKAGLHDPFEQHTRNPLAQHLDVWEATLKADGAGEKHARETARCARQVFARTGAVFVADVSASRVQQFLAELRNARTDLPAVDPAQEVFTKAQAAAALGVKPSAIPSLVKRHRLTATGNGKARRYPRAIVAALRARRATGMSVKTTNLYLDAAKAFMTWLVLDRRAGQNPLAHLSGGNVKLDRRHDRRPLSADELRRLLRAAETNPAPFRGLAGPDRVVLYAVAGATGFRAEELARLSPVAFDLNHSPPTVSLGAKDTKNGKSVVQPLPGELTEILTEYLADRTVDQPVWPGTWYQRAADMIRLDEDLAGIPYAVSGPDGPLYADFHCLRHTFIALLDRSGATLKEAMQLARHSDPKLTMAVYGRARLTDLGAAVGRLPSILCDSPAIEAAATGPRSDVPRDVPAGDSRGYEMGAGERGRRDCGENSFGPNLHALQ; encoded by the coding sequence ATGGCCAGCCTGATCCGCCCGTCCCGCCCGTATCCGCTCCCCACAGGTGCTGAGGTCGTCACGCGAACACTCGCCAAGCCGAAGAAGCTGAAATCCGGGGCGGTCGTCCGAGAGTGGCGGTTCGTCCGCGTAAAGGACGGAAAGAAGACGCTCGACTGCCCGCTGTCCGCCGACGGGACCAAGTATCTGAAACCGTCCAAGAAGTGGTACGCCAAGTACCGGGACGCGGACGGGGTAGTCCGCAAGGTTCCGTTGTCCGCGAACAAGGACGCAGCCCAGCAGATGCTGGCCGAAATCGTCCGCAAGCAAGAGCGGAAGAAGGCGGGACTGCACGACCCGTTCGAGCAGCACACACGGAACCCGTTGGCCCAACACCTGGACGTCTGGGAAGCAACGCTCAAAGCCGACGGGGCCGGCGAGAAACACGCCCGCGAGACGGCCCGTTGCGCGCGGCAGGTCTTCGCCCGGACCGGGGCCGTGTTCGTGGCCGATGTTTCGGCGTCCCGCGTTCAGCAGTTCCTTGCCGAGCTACGGAATGCCCGGACAGATCTCCCGGCCGTCGACCCCGCTCAGGAAGTGTTCACGAAAGCCCAAGCCGCGGCGGCACTCGGGGTGAAACCGTCGGCCATTCCGTCGCTCGTCAAGCGGCACCGTTTGACCGCGACGGGTAACGGGAAGGCCCGCCGGTACCCGCGGGCCATCGTCGCTGCCCTCCGCGCCCGCCGTGCGACCGGGATGAGCGTGAAGACGACCAACTTGTATCTGGACGCGGCCAAGGCGTTCATGACGTGGCTGGTTCTGGACCGCCGAGCCGGCCAGAACCCACTCGCTCACCTGTCCGGCGGAAATGTGAAACTCGACCGCCGACACGACCGCCGACCGCTCTCGGCGGACGAACTCCGGCGGCTGCTCCGGGCGGCCGAAACGAACCCTGCCCCGTTCCGCGGGTTGGCGGGCCCGGATCGGGTCGTCCTGTACGCGGTGGCCGGGGCGACCGGTTTCCGAGCCGAGGAATTGGCGCGTCTTTCCCCCGTCGCCTTTGATTTAAACCACTCACCTCCGACGGTCTCGCTGGGGGCGAAGGACACCAAGAACGGGAAATCGGTCGTGCAACCGTTACCCGGAGAGTTGACCGAGATCCTGACGGAGTACCTCGCCGATCGGACGGTCGATCAACCGGTGTGGCCCGGGACGTGGTATCAGCGGGCTGCCGACATGATTCGACTCGACGAAGACTTGGCCGGGATTCCGTACGCGGTATCCGGGCCGGACGGTCCTCTGTACGCCGACTTCCACTGTCTGCGGCACACGTTCATTGCCCTGCTCGATCGCTCCGGGGCGACTCTCAAGGAAGCTATGCAGCTGGCCCGGCACTCGGACCCGAAATTGACGATGGCGGTTTACGGTCGCGCCCGGCTCACCGACCTGGGTGCCGCGGTCGGGCGGTTACCATCCATTCTTTGTGATTCTCCGGCGATTGAGGCTGCCGCAACCGGGCCGAGATCGGATGTACCCCGGGATGTACCTGCGGGTGATAGCAGGGGATACGAAATGGGGGCCGGTGAGCGTGGGAGGCGGGATTGTGGTGAAAACAGTTTCGGCCCCAACCTCCATGCGTTGCAGTGA
- a CDS encoding transposase, giving the protein MERDPIRRAIPGAIEQEEFEYTRHGTVSLLLFLIVHTGRMEVAVEDTKDAEHYIRALKAFRRRHQGLRGVFLIHDGDPTHTAGDTQEYLAGCGTWWRPRLTPAHASWLNQAEMLVGAFGGHYLKRGSWGDRAAFIDHVLASGPEYNRRYAHPFEWTWTNAKMRLWFAKHAH; this is encoded by the coding sequence CTGGAACGCGACCCGATCCGGCGAGCGATCCCCGGCGCGATTGAGCAGGAAGAATTCGAGTACACTCGACACGGGACAGTCAGCCTCCTGTTGTTCCTGATCGTTCATACCGGTCGGATGGAAGTGGCGGTTGAGGACACGAAAGATGCCGAACACTACATCCGTGCGTTGAAGGCGTTCCGCCGTCGGCACCAGGGGCTGAGGGGCGTATTCCTGATCCACGATGGCGATCCGACCCACACGGCCGGCGACACGCAAGAGTACTTGGCGGGATGCGGAACGTGGTGGCGACCTCGGCTGACACCCGCTCACGCCTCTTGGTTGAACCAAGCCGAGATGTTGGTCGGGGCGTTCGGTGGTCACTACCTGAAGCGAGGTTCCTGGGGCGATCGGGCCGCGTTCATCGACCATGTGCTGGCCTCCGGCCCGGAGTACAACCGGCGCTACGCCCACCCGTTCGAGTGGACTTGGACTAACGCGAAGATGCGGCTGTGGTTCGCTAAACATGCGCACTGA
- a CDS encoding helix-turn-helix domain-containing protein → MRGRKPSPVMLSPVDRPILEAVAQSRRLAWYQVQHARIILALAGGDRVRDLVARLGCSRSTVWRVCRWYADGGLPSLLSDDPRVGRPQEISPLQRAQIVKLACLEPVAKGLHITHWTSRDLARQAVTDGIVEAISPRTIRRILSDVDLQPHRTRYWRTARLDATFKERAEKVLWCYGNAWELADRGIWTVAVDEMPNLQVWNATRSGERSPARLSRKNSSTLDTGQSASCCS, encoded by the coding sequence ATGCGTGGTCGTAAGCCCTCGCCCGTGATGCTCTCCCCTGTTGATCGCCCCATTCTGGAAGCCGTTGCCCAAAGCAGACGATTGGCTTGGTATCAAGTTCAACACGCGCGGATCATCTTGGCCCTCGCGGGTGGAGATCGGGTCCGGGATCTCGTCGCTCGGTTGGGGTGTAGTCGCTCCACCGTCTGGAGGGTGTGTCGCTGGTATGCGGACGGTGGACTGCCCTCACTCCTGTCGGACGACCCACGGGTAGGGCGGCCACAGGAGATTTCCCCCCTCCAACGTGCCCAAATCGTCAAGTTGGCCTGCTTGGAACCGGTCGCCAAGGGGTTGCACATCACCCACTGGACCAGTCGGGATCTGGCCCGCCAAGCGGTGACCGACGGGATCGTCGAAGCCATCAGCCCACGGACGATCCGGAGAATCCTGAGCGACGTAGACTTGCAACCGCACCGCACCCGGTACTGGCGAACGGCTCGGCTCGACGCGACCTTCAAGGAGCGAGCCGAGAAGGTGCTCTGGTGCTATGGGAATGCCTGGGAATTAGCCGACCGAGGCATCTGGACGGTGGCGGTCGACGAGATGCCCAACCTCCAGGTCTGGAACGCGACCCGATCCGGCGAGCGATCCCCGGCGCGATTGAGCAGGAAGAATTCGAGTACACTCGACACGGGACAGTCAGCCTCCTGTTGTTCCTGA